A stretch of the Ostrea edulis chromosome 9, xbOstEdul1.1, whole genome shotgun sequence genome encodes the following:
- the LOC125660405 gene encoding zinc finger protein ZIC 4-like yields the protein MINPFLETSSHLGAGALKLSPPNHMNDAGYLHGHSNQFSVPSSGYGVPYSHHVNSYAARDLLRRRPDHLPINVHDSNGNGHTGMFGTPSGSFHSHPSDNHMLLSGLQDPPNFSSGHHISNRLGFPSDTYTRMDQYHPMVSQRPEHYPQPQGFNVPSVGGLNSMNIGSNGPGAFLRYMRHPIKQEHTCLWIDKEQPEPKNPCNKVFTTMHEIVNHISVDHVGGPEQADHTCLWQECARNGRPFKAKYKLVNHIRVHTGEKPFPCPFPGCGKVFARSENLKIHKRTHTGEKPFQCEFPGCDRRFANSSDRKKHSHVHTSDKPYLCKFRGCDKSYTHPSSLRKHMKAHGNMSPLPDDYESDDHSIGTESIPSPTTEKSRHLITPPSVSSDQSSQPEVIPDARSCFKGERDLVHKHSPNASPTLPIHPAALPASQPTNLNEWMICQNNGLQTSEHMPLSSFCTHLNSTHQQSLMQYT from the exons ATGATAAACCCGTTCCTGGAGACCAGTTCACACCTGGGTGCCGGGGCCTTAAAACTGAGCCCTCCAAATCATATGAACGATGCAGGGTACCTGCATGGACATTCCAATCAATTCAGTGTCCCCTCAAGCGGGTATGGAGTACCTTATTCACATCATGTAAACAGCTACGCGGCACGGGATCTTCTTCGTCGACGTCCAGATCATTTACCTATTAATGTACATGACTCAAATGGAAATGGACACACCGGAATGTTCGGAACACCCTCGGGATCCTTCCACTCCCATCCCTCGGATAACCATATGCTGTTGTCCGGACTCCAGGATCCCCCAAACTTTTCCTCCGGACACCACATATCAAACAGATTGGGATTTCCCTCTGATACGTACACTCGTATGGATCAGTACCACCCCATGGTGTCTCAGAGACCTGAACATTACCCACAACCCCAGGGGTTTAATGTACCCTCTGTGGGGGGCCTTAACTCAATGAATATTGGGTCCAATGGACCAGGGGCATTTCTTCGATATATGAGACATCCAATAAAACAGGAACACACGTGTTTGTGGATAGACAAAGAACAACCTGAACCCAAGAATCCTTGCAATAAAGTGTTCACCACCATGCATGAAATCGTCAACCACATCTCTGTTGACCACGTTGGGGGTCCTGAGCAGGCTGACCATACATGTCTGTGGCAGGAATGTGCCCGGAATGGGAGGCCCTTCAAGGCCAAGTATAAATTAGTTAACCATATTCGAGTCCACACCGGAGAGAAACCATTTCCCTGCCCATTCCCAGGCTGTGGAAAAGTTTTCGCACGAAGCGAGAATCTTAAAATTCACAAAAGAACCCACACAG gAGAGAAGCCATTCCAGTGTGAATTCCCCGGATGTGACCGCAGGTTTGCCAATAGTTCTGATCGTAAGAAACACAGCCATGTTCACACGAGCGACAAGCCATACCTCTGCAAGTTCCGTGGCTGCGACAAAAGTTACACCCACCCCAGTTCACTCAGAAAACACATGAAAGCCCACGGCAACATGTCTCCACTCCCGGATGATTATGAGTCTGACGACCACAGCATCGGAACAGAAAGCATCCCGAGCCCGACTACAGAAAAATCCCGTCATCTCATCACACCACCTAGCGTCAGTTCAGACCAGTCATCTCAACCAGAAGTCATTCCAGATGCTCGCTCTTGTTTCAAGGGCGAGCGCGATCTTGTTCATAAACACTCACCTAACGCAAGTCCAACTTTGCCCATCCACCCTGCAGCTTTGCCAGCATCACAGCCTACCAATCTGAATGAGTGGATGATTTGTCAAAATAATGGACTACAAACGAGCGAGCATATGCCTCTCTCCTCTTTTTGTACACATTTGAATTCCACGCATCAACAATCTTTGATGCAATATACATAG